The stretch of DNA AAACCCTGCGCCGGTTTCTTCGTTATCATCCCGGCGAAGGGGAACGTGTGAGAAGAGGCGTCCGGATCCTGTGGAAAACTTCGATCTTCGGATCGGGGGCCGCGGCTCTTCTCCTGGCCGGGGCCTGCGGCAAGAAGGCGCCGCCGGCGCCTCCCGCGATGCCGGTCACGGTGAAGACGCTTGAGCCCACCCCGGTCCCCCAGACGACGGAGTACGTTGCGACGCTCCAGTCCCGCCAGTCGATCACGATCCAGCCCCAGGTCGAGGGGCACGTCACGAAGATCTACGTCAAATCGGGCGACCGGGTCGCGCCGGGAGCGCCGCTCCTCCAGATCGACCCGGAAAAGCAGGCGGCGACCGTGCGCGCATCGGAGGCGACCCACTCCTCGAAGGTCGCGGCGCTTCGTCTCGCCGAGGAACAGCACGGCCGGATCGCGAAGCTCTTCTCCGAGGGACTCGCGAGCCAGCAGGACCTCGATCAGGCGCAATCGGCGCTCGAGTCGGCCCGCGCGGACGCCCAGACCGCCGAAGCGCAGGTCCGGCAGGAGAGCGTCGATCTCGGCTACTACCGGGTCGACGCGCCGGCGGCCGGCGTCGTCGGCGACATCCCCGTCCG from Thermoanaerobaculia bacterium encodes:
- a CDS encoding efflux RND transporter periplasmic adaptor subunit; the protein is MRRGVRILWKTSIFGSGAAALLLAGACGKKAPPAPPAMPVTVKTLEPTPVPQTTEYVATLQSRQSITIQPQVEGHVTKIYVKSGDRVAPGAPLLQIDPEKQAATVRASEATHSSKVAALRLAEEQHGRIAKLFSEGLASQQDLDQAQSALESARADAQTAEAQVRQESVDLGYYRVDAPAAGVVGDIPVRVGDRVTTSTILTTLDRGSGGLEAYIPVPVEHSADLKVGLPVELVDDSGAILARTAISFVAPRVSDETQAVLAKAPVDDPKGALRPAQLVRARIVWSSNPALTIPVVSVVRISGQDFAFVVEGPPGAAVAHQRPVKLGDIVGNDYVVREGLKRGDRVVVGGVQKIGEGSPVTPES